A single window of Hyla sarda isolate aHylSar1 chromosome 2, aHylSar1.hap1, whole genome shotgun sequence DNA harbors:
- the LOC130356955 gene encoding olfactory receptor 6N1-like encodes MTIAPPLSAGRMDTINSQVDEAVSPNLTTTHVTEFIIFGFPSLQKYQILLFFVFLFIYLFTITGNGSIFCLVILDRRLHTPMYFFVSNLSFLDLSYVTVTIPKMLGKFSMNLDTISFTACFVQMYIFLSLGSTECLLLTVMAYDRYVAICAPLHYPNIMTKRWYLLLMAMTWFGGFLIPLASLILALKLPFCGSNILYHYYCDHPPLLQLASADTSFNVLVGSSIAAMLIIISFTLVVVSYIKIIVSILKMNSNEGRKKTFSTCASHFAVVSIFFLPLIFMYVRPKASYSSDVDSLVAMLYTVLTPMMNPIIYSLRNKDIKEAFKKKIHFKANH; translated from the exons ATGACAATTGCTCCTCCCTTGTCCGCAGGACGAATG GATACCATAAATAGTCAG GTGGATGAGGCAGTTTCTCCTAATCTGACCACAACTCATGTAACCGAATTCATCATTTTTGGCTTCCCGAGTCTTCAGAAGTATCAGATTCTGCTCTTCTTTGTGTTTCTCTTTATATACCTGTTCACCATCACTGGAAATGGAAGCATCTTCTGTTTGGTCATTCTTGACCGACGGCTCCATACCCCAATGTATTTCTTTGTCAGTAATTTATCTTTCCTTGATCTGAGTTACGTAACAGTGACCATTCCGAAGATGTTGGGCAAGTTTTCGATGAACCTCGACACCATTTCTTttacagcctgctttgttcaaatgtatatatttttgtctTTAGGATCAACAGAATGTTTACTTCTGACGGTAATGGCTTATGACCGATATGTGGCTATATGTGCTCCTCTACATTATCCGAACATTATGACTAAGAGATGGTATCTACTGTTGATGGCTATGACGTGGTTCGGTGGCTTCCTCATTCCACTAGCAAGTTTAATCTTAGCCTTGAAGTTACCATTTTGTGGCTCTAATATCCTCTATCATTATTACTGTGACCATCCACCATTATTGCAGTTGGCCAGTGCTGATACCTCCTTCAATGTATTAGTTGGCTCCTCCATAGCGGCTATGCTAATTATAATATCATTTACCTTAGTGGTCGTTTCTTACATTAAAATCATAGTAAGCATCCTCAAAATGAATTCCAATGAAGGACGCAAGAAGACGTTTTCCACGTGTGCCTCGCACTTTGCTGTGGTCAGTATCTTCTTCTTGCCACTTATCTTCATGTATGTCCGGCCAAAAGCTTCCTACTCCTCAGATGTGGACTCTCTGGTGGCCATGCTATACACAGTATTGACACCTATGATGAATCCGATTATATACAGCCTCAGGAACAAGGACATTAAAGAAGCTTTTAAGAAGAAAATCCACTTTAAAGCCAATCACTAG